Sequence from the Sphingosinicella ginsenosidimutans genome:
CGCGTGGGTCTGCCGATCATCGACCATCTGAAGCCGGTGCTCGATCGTCCGCTCGATCCGGTAGGCCGCGGCGAGGCTGTCGGCGACATGGGGCGCGATCCGGTCCGCGCGCTGCAGCGCCGCCAGCGCCGCCAGCGTCGATGGCGAGCGCAGCTCCGGCTCCCGCCCGCCATGGATGAGCTGGTGGATCTGGACGAAGAACTCGATCTCCCGGATCCCGCCACGGCCGCGCTTCAGGTCGAAGCCGGGGCCGAAGGCCTGCCCCCCCGCATAATGATCGCGGATCAGGTGGCTCATCGCCTGGATTTCGCCGATCGCGCCGAAATCCAGGCTCCGGCGCCACACGAAGGGGTGGATCGCCTCAAGGAAGTAGCGCCCCAGCGCCGCATCCCCCGCGCAGGCGCGGGCGCGGATGAAGGCCGCGCGCTCCCAGGGCAGCGCCGAGGATTCGTAATGGCTGATCGCCGCGTTCACCGGCAGCGCCACCGGCGTCACCTCCGGCGAGGGGCGCAGGCGCAGATCGACGCGGAAGGCGTAGCCGTCCTCGGTCCGCGCCTGGACGAGTTCGACGATCCGGTTCGACAGGCGCACCGCCGCCTGGATCGGTTCCTCGCGCGGCTTGCGCGGCAGCGTCTCGGGATCGAAGAGGAAGATGAGATCGACGTCCGAGGAATAATTGAGCTCGCCGCCGCCGAGCTTGCCGAGCGCGATGATGGCGAAACCCCGCGCCGCTTCGCCGGGCGTCCGTTCGGCGACCGCGGCGGCAATCGCCGTCTCCAGCGTTCGATCGGCGAGGCTGGAGAGCGCAGCCGTCACCTCTTCCAGCGACATCGCGCCGGCGAGATCGGCGATGCCGAGCGCGAGCGCATGGGCGGATCGCGTCCGGCGAACCGCCCGGGCCGGATCGTCGCTCGAATCCTCCGCGGCCGCGAGCGCGCCGGCGAGATCGCCCGCCTCGAGCCGCGCCGTCACCTCCGGAAAGCGCTCGCTCTCAAGGGCCAGGAAGGGCGAACAGGCCCGTGCGCGGGCAAGTGCCGCCGCGAAATCGCGCTCTGTTCGTGTCTCGATCATGCAACAGGTCCGGCGTGAAACCCGCCATGTTCGCCGCCGATTTGCAACCCCGGCGCCGCTTCGCACGTTGAGCGAGCGTGGAAAAATGTGCATCCAGTGTTGAAACGATGACCTATCGCCAGACCCGGCATTTCGTGCGCGCCGCGCCGCCGCCTGTCCATGCCGGGCTCGGCCGGGCATTGCGCCGCGCCTTTCCCGTCGATCGGGATCCGGCGCTCGAAGCTCTGGAAGATTTGCTGTCGCGGATCGATTAGGCGGCGTCGCTGCTTCGATCGCGGGACAATTCGTCCACTTCACCCATGATCGTCTGCAGCGCCGAACGGTCGCTTGACGGCATGTCGCGGCGCGACGGCAGCTTGCCGTCGGCGAGCAGGCCCTCGAGCGCCACGCGCCCGCGCGCCACCCGGCTCTTGATCGTGCCGACCGCGCAGCCGCAGATCTCGGCCGCTTCCTCATAGGCGAAGCCGCCGGCGCCGACCAGGATCAGCGCCTCGCGCTGCGGCTGGGGAAGGTGCATCAGCGCGCGCTGCATGTCGCCAAGCTCGATATGCCGGTCCTGGCTGGCGGGCGCGGCAAGCAGGCGCGAGGCGGTCAGCTCGTCCCATTCGCCCTTGAAGCGCGCGCGGCGCATCTGGCTGAGGAACAGGTTCCTGAGGATGATGAAGGTCCAGGCGCGCATGTTGGTGCCGGCCTGGAATCGCTTGCGCGCCGCCCACGCCTTGAGCAGCGTTTCCTGCACCAGATCGTCCGCGAGATCGCGGCTGCCGGACAGCGAGCGGCCGAAGGCGCGCAGATGCGGGATCACGAGCGCAAGCTGCTCCTTGAACTCCCGATCGGAGAGCGGGACGAGTTCCTCGCCGCCCTCGCGTTTGTTGTCGTCGGCGGGAATCGTGCCCGTCATGCAATGCCTCGATTACGCTGTTACGCTGTGCGCCGGTCGTGTCGCTCTGCCGGGCCTTGGCGCCCGATCGCGATGGTCAGCGAAACACAAAATAGATGATGATGAAGAGCACCACCACAAGAGCCGTCCCCCAGGTGAGCACGTGACGCGTCACATGGGGGGTCGATCCGGCGCGGGCATCGCTGGTGCCGATATGTTTCGGTTCGTCCGGCATTGCCACCTTTCCGCGAGTTCCATTCGTTACAGGGGCAACGCCTCCGCCGACGGCCGGTTCCGCCGATCAGGCCGGAACCGTCGCAGAGTCGAAGAAAAGCGCCTGGGCGATCTGCGCCTTCACGGTCGAGCGCTGGAACGGCTTGGTGATGAGGAAGGTCGGCTCCGGCCGCTCCCCGGTGAGAAGCCGTTCGGGGAAGGCGGTGATGAAGATCACCGGCACGCTGAACTGCGCGAGAATGTCCTTCACCGCGTCGATGCCGGAGCTGTCGTCGGCAAGCTGGATGTCGGCGAGGACCAGCCCGGGCCGGCGGGCCATTGCCTGCTGAACCGCCTCGTCACGGGTCACGGCGACGCCGGTGACGTTGTGGCCGAGATCGCGAACGATCGTTTCGATGTCCATGGCGATGATCGGCTCGTCCTCGATGATGAGGACGTCGGCGCGGGTCTGCCGCTCGATCTCGGCGAGCGCCTCGGCGACCAGTGACTCGACCTCTTCGGGAGAGGCGTCGATCAGATAGCCGGCGTCCTCGGGCGTGAATCCTTCCATCGCGGTCAGGAGCAGCGCCTGGCGGGGCAGCGGGGTGATCCGCGACAGCCGCGCCTGCGCGATCCCTTCCGCGTCGCCGGCCGCCGCATGGCCCGGCTCCTCCTCGACATTGGCCGAGGACCAGATCGCGTGGAACGTCTTGTAGAGGCCGAGGCGCGGATCGACGCTCCTTGGAAACTGGTCCGGCGCGGCGACGATCGCCTCCAGCGTCGCGCGAACGAAGGCGTCGCCATGTTGCTGGCTGCCGGTAAGGGCGCGGGCATAACGGCGCAGGAACGGCAGATGAGGCCTGAGGTCGTCACCGAGCGACATGTGTGTGCTTCCTTCTCTCTATCCCGGCGGGATTAACGACCGCGCAGTGCAAGGTAAGCCTCGCCCCCGGCCCATCGTCAATGTTCAATCGGGCGAAGGCCCGACCCCGCTTCGGTGCAAGGGTGGAACCATCGGCGGAGTTTTTTGTTTCCAAGGCCGCACCCGGCGATTAATTCGACCGCCGCTGGTGCGGTGCCTGTTCGGCGGGGACGGCTGGAAAAAGTTGCTCTTGCGGTCGGTTGGGTGCGATGTTTGCGCAATTGCGGCACGGCCGTGGGGTAGGAAAGAATTGAGCCTGCAGGACGACAAGGATTCCACGCGCCGTCGCAAGCCCGCTACGAGTCCGGAGGGGAAGCCATCCGCGCGCGCCCGTCGCAAGCCGCCGTCCGGCGACGTCGGCCGCGCCCTTCGATCCGCTTATCGCGAGGTCGTCGAAGAGGATATTCCGCCCGAAATGATCGACCTGCTCGGAAAGCTCGGTTAGGCGTCGCCGTGAGCGGACGCCCGTGCTGACTCCCGAGGAAGGCGAAATCCGAGGCTCCGGATGGGCGCGACTGCCGACGGCGGTCAAGATGCTCGTCATCCTGTCGCTCGGCCTGCTCCCGCTCGGCGTCGCCGCCATCTTCGCCTCGATCGGCAACGCGCGCGAGAACCGCGCCCAGGGGATCGTCCAGGCGCGCGCGCTTCTCGCGGTCCATTCGCAGCGCCTGTCGCTCGGCCTGTCGCGAACCGCCTATACGATCCGCGCGGCCCGCGATGCGATCGCCGAATCGAGCGAGGGAAGCGGCCTGTGCAAACGGTCGCTCGATCGCCTGGCTCGCCTGCCCGAGCCGCACGGGCGATTCGTCCTCTACGGCGCCGGCAACCGGCCCCGCTGCGCGTCCGAAGGCTTCGCGCCGCCGCCCGTGCCGGACGCGGACGGCGCCCCGGCCCACGCCCGGATCCTGCCGGGCGGCGCAGGCCTGCGGATCTTCCTCTACAGCGGCACCGGCGAGATCGAGGGAGTCGCCGAATATCAGCGCGCCGCGATCGCCCGCGCGGTCGACAACCCGCCGCTCGATGGCGATTTCGGCCTGGAGCTGGTCCAGGGCGGCCTCGTCATGCCGCTTCGCGAAATCCCCGCCAGCGGCTCTCTCAGCCACGAGATCATCGTCGACGAACCGATGACCAATGGCGAGTTCGTGCTGCGCCTCCACACCGCGGTCGCGCCACTGTCCTGGCTCGATGTGCTGGTGGTGATCGCGCCGGTGCTGATCTGGCTGTGGGCCTCGATCGTGGTCTGGCTGCTCGTCCAGCGTCTGCTGCTCCGGCCGCTGCGTCGGCTTCAGCGCGTGGTCTCCACCTATCGACCCGGCGAAGGCCCCGTCGCGCTTCCCGCCGTGCGCAGCCCGGCGCGCGAGATCGGCGCGCTTGGCGCCGCCTTCGCCGAAGTCACCCGCACGGTCGCGCGACACGAGGCCGATCTCGAAGCGGCCGTCGAACGCCAGACGCGGCTGGTCCGCGAGGTCCACCATCGGGTGAAGAACAACCTTCAGGTCGTCTCGTCGCTGCTCAACCTCCATTCGCGCGGGTCGTCGGACGAGGCGGTCGCCGCCGCTTATGCTTCGATCCAGCGCCGCGTCGACGCGCTCGCCGTCGTCCACCGCAACCATTATGCGGAGTTCGAGGCCAATCGCGGCGTCGCGTTGAAGCCGCTCCTGTCCGAGCTGGCCGCCAATCTGCGCGCCACCGCCCCGGCCAGCGCCGCGGCCATGCAGATCCGGCTCGATATCGCGCCGGTCCACGCGACCCAGGATGTCGCCGTTCCGGTCGCCTTCCTCGTCACCGAGATCGCCGAGTTCGGGATGCTCTGCGGCGCCGCCGAAACCTCGATCGTGCTCGAACCGGTCGAGGCCGGAAAGGCACGCCTTGCGATCACGCTCGGAACGCCGGCAGGCGGCCTCACCTGCGCTGGCGCGATCGTCGAGCGGTTCGAGCGGATCGTCATCGGCCTCTCGCGTCAGCTGAGGTCCCAGCTCGAACAGGACGAGGCGCGCGGCCTCTACGCCGTCATCATCCCGACAATCTGACCGGCCGGGTTGACCCCGCCGGGCAACCCGCACACTCTTCCCCTTCATCCATCGACAAGGGGGAAATCTGCCATGCGCTTTGCCGCGATCATCTCGAGCCTGCTCGCCACCGCCGCGACCGCGCAACCACCGGCGCAGGCACCCGATCGCTGGCACCAGGAGGCGCGCGAGATCTACCGCGAGGCGGTGAACACGCCGACGGTGCAGGGCCGCGGACAGGTGCCGGCGCTCGCCGAGGCGCTGGCCCGCCGCTTCCGCGCCGCCGGCTTCACCGATGTCACCATCCATCCCTATGACGTGGTGCGGCCCGACGATCATACCGCCGCGCTGATCGTGCGCTGGCCGGCCGCGCATCCTTCGGGGCGCAAGGCGATGCTGCTGATGGCGCATATGGACGTGGTCGAGGCGCGGCGCGAGGATTGGTCGCGCGATCCGTTCGAGCTCGGCGAGGCCGACGGCTATTTCTACGGGCGCGGCACGGGCGACGACAAGATGGGCGTGATCGCGATCACCACCGCCCTCCTGCGGCTCAAGGCCGAAGGCTTCCAGCCCGATCGCGACATCATCGTCCTGTTCACCGGCGACGAGGAAACCGGCGGCCGCGGGGCCGAGCTCGCCGCCAACCAATGGCTCGATACGTCGCAGATCGATTTCGCGCTGAACGGCGACGCCGGCGGCGGGGCGTTCGACGAATCGGGTCACCTGCTCGGCTTCGGCATCCAGACCTCCGAAAAGATCTACCAGGATTACACCCTCACCGCGACCAATCCCGGGGGCCACAGTTCGCGGCCGCGCCCGGACAATGCGATCTATGCGCTTGCCCACACGCTCGACCGTCTCGAACAATATCGCTTCGCGCCGATGCAGAATGAAACCACGCGGGCCTATTTCGCCCATCGCGCCACCACCGCCGATCCGGCGCTCGCCGCGCTGATCCGCCGCTGGCTCGCCAATCCCGACGATGGCGCGGCGGCCGACGCGATCGAGGCGTCGCCGACCGAGACGGGGCTCACCCGCACCCGCTGCGTCGCGACCCGCCTCGCCGGCGGCCATGCCAACAATGCGCTCCCGCAGCTTGCGACCGCCAACGTCAATTGCCGTATCTTCCCGGGCGTCGATCCGGCCACCGTGCTCGCGACGCTGCGTGAGATCGGCGCTCCCGATCATGTGAGCGTCGAGCCGGTCGAGGTCGCGCACCCCTCCGGTCCCTCGCCGCTCCGGCCCGACGTGGTCGGCGCCTTTACGGCGGCGGTTCACGCCCGCCATCCCGGCGCCGCGATCGTCCCCGACATGAGCGCCGGCGCGACCGACGGCCTCTATTTCCGGGTGCGCGGGGTGCCGGTCTACGGCGTCGAGGGATCGTGGATCGTCACCCCGATCGACGAGCGCGCCCATGGCCGCGACGAGCGTCTTCCGGTCCGCGCGTTCGACGAGGATCTCGATCACTGGACCGACATGATCCGCCGTCTCGCGCGCTGATCCGGGGTTCCAAAATTTTTTCGGAAACGGGGGGAACCGATGCCGGGGAGGCTCGTTGTCAGCCTCGGATAGTGACCTTTTGCCCCCCCCGCTCTCGCTATCCAGAACATGGGCCCGGATGCGCGAACCTCCCCCCCGGTAGCGCATCCGGGTCCGATTTCGTTTGGGGCCTCTCTCCTTCCCGCGCCTAAGTCACGGTTTCGGAACCGGAATCACGTCCGGTGCTTTATAGCCTCGTGCGCGGATCGGCGCCTGCCGCCCGTGCGATCCGATCGAGGAGAGGAACGATGAAGGCATTGGTGATGATCGTGGCGCTGACGGGCGGTCTCGCGCTCGCTGCGTGCAACACGGTGCGCGGCGCCGGCCAGGACGTCCAGTCGGCCGCCAATGCGACCGACAACGCGATGCACGGCGACTGAGCAAAAGCGTTCGACGACGACGCCCTTCCTGCTAGACAGGCCGATGCCGGAGACGGGGCTTATCCGTCGCGCGGCTGGTTTCAGGGAGGGAAGTTATGAGGACCTTGTTGATGGCCGCGGCGCTCACCTTCGGGCTGACGCTGGGGGCGTGCAACACGGTGCGCGGCGTCGGCCAGGACGTGCAGTCGGCGGCGGACGCCACCGACAACGCGATCCACGGCCGCTAAGGCCTGGCACAGGGGACGTCGCCGGCGGCGGCGTTCCCGTCAGGCGCCCGGCGCCGGGTTGCGCGCGCGGCGCTTCTCGGTGAACCAGATCGCGACCAGCGAGAGTTCGTAGAGCGCGATCAGCGGCCCGGCGAGCAGCAGCATCGAGAAGACGTCGGGCGGCGTGAGCACCGCCGCGACGATGGTCGCGATCACCCAGGCATAGCGGCGGCCGCGAGCCAGCGCGCTGCGCGTCACCAGCCCGGCGCGCTCGAGCAGCATCAGCAGCACCGGCAGCAGGAAGGCGACGCCGAAACCGAAGATGAAGTGCATCGAGAAATCGAGATAATTGCCGATCGCCGGCAGCGCCGTCTGCTGCACGCCGCCGATCTCGCCCTGGTAGCTCAGCAGGAAATGCAGCGCGATCGGCATCGCCACGAAATAGGCGAGCGATGCGCCCATCAGGAACAGGAAGGGCGTCATCACCAGGAAGGGCAGGAAGGCCCTTTTCTCGCGCGAATAAAGGCCCGGGGCGACGAACAGCCAGATCTGGATCGCGATGATCGGAAAGGCGATCATCAACGCCGCGAAGAAGGCGACCTTGATCTCGACGAAGAAGGCTTCGAACACCGCGGTGTAGATGAGCTGGCGCTGCCCCGCCTCGACGAGCGGCCGCACCAGGAAGCCGAAGATCGGCCGCGCGAAATAAAGGCACACGCCGAACGCGACGGCGAGCGCGGCCGCGGCCCAGAGCAATCGCCGGCGAAGCTCGATCAGATGATCGAGCAGCGGCGCCTTGCTCTTTTCGAGCTCGGCCTCCTCGGCGGCGCGATCGATGTCGCTCATGGCTTGCGATCCGGCGCGCCCGGGGCCGCGCGACGAGGCACCGGCGGCGCGGCGCGGCGCACGGTGCGGCGGCGCGGCGAGGATGCGGGCGATCGCGGCGTCGTCACCGGGGCGTCGTCAGCGGGCGCCGGCGACTTCCCGGCCGAACCGGACTCCGCAGGCGATCCGGCGACCCCGCCTTCCGCGCCCTCGCCCTTGCCGGGGGCCGGCTCGGCCGGCGTTCCCTTTCCCCAGTCGCTTTCCGGCGACGAAGGCGCTTTGGGCGGGTGCATCCGCATGATCCGCTCATTGTCCTCGCGCCACTTCTTTTCCATCTCCTCGAGCTCGGACTCGCGGATCATCGCGTCGAAGCCGGAGCGGAAGTGGCGCGCCATGCCGCGCGCCTGGCCGACCCAGTGGCCGACCGTGCGCATGACGCGCGGCAGATCCTTTGGCCCGATCACGACGAGCGCGACCAGGGCGATGACCATCAGCTCGCCGGAATCGATTCCGAACATCCGCCCCTCCGGCGCCGGGGCGCCGCCTAGTGCCGGTCGGCTTCGCTGGCGGAGCCGCGCTCGGCCGCCGGCGCTTCATCGGCCCGCGGCGCGGCGTCGATCACCCGCTCGTCCGACAGGCGCCGCGGCGGCGCCGGCGTCTCGTCGTCCTCGGCCAGCCCCTTCTTGAAGCTCTTGATGCCTTTGGCGACGTCGCCCATCAGGTTCGACACGCGGCCCGATCCGAACAGCAGCACGATCAACGCGACAACGATGATCCAGTGAATTGGGGATCCGAATCCCATGAAAGAATCTCCTTGAGGGAAAACCCAAGCTAGGCGTCTTCGTCGCCGGTTTCCAGTTCGGCCTCTTCATCGCCCTCGCCGACGAGCCGATCGAAGGCCAGATCGACCGGATCGAGCAGCCCCGCGGCCTTGAGATCGTCGATGCCGGGCAGGTCGCGGCGGCTCGCCAGCCCGAAATGGGTGAGGAATTCCTGCGTCGTCGCATAGGTGAGCGGTCGCCCCGGCGCCTCGCGCCGACCGGCGGGGCGGACCCAGCCCGCCTCCATCAGCACGTCGATCGTCCCCTTGGAAATCTGCACGCCCCTTATCGCCTCGATCTCCGCGCGGCTCACCGGTTCGTGATAGGCGATGATCGCCAGGGTCTCGACCGCGGCGCGAGACAGCTTGCGGCTCTCCTCCCGCTCGCGCCGAAGGACCGAGGCGAGATCGGCTGCGGTCTGGAAATGCCAGCGCGCGCCGCGCTCGACCAGCTCGATGCCGCGCCCGGCATAATGATCGGAGAGCTCCGCCAGCGCCGCCCTCACGTCGACGCCCTCGCCGACATAAGCGGCGATGTCGGTCAGGCCGAGCGGCTCCTTCGCGGCGAACAAGGCCGCCTCGACCGCGCGCACGCCATCGGCCATCTCCTTCATGCGGCCCTCACGTAGAGCGGCGCGAAATTGGCCTCCTGCGCGATCGCGACCCGGCCGAGCCGCGCCAGTTCGAGCGTCGCGACGAAGCTCGAGGCGAGCGCCGACTTGCGATAGTCCGCATCCTGCGTCTCCGGCAGGAAGGCGCCGAGCTCGGTCCAGTCGAGCTTCGCGCCGATCAGCCGTTCGAGCCGCGTGATCGCCTCGTCGAGCGTCATCACCGGGCGCCGCGCGACGACGTGGATCGCCGGTTCGCCGCGGGCGCGGACGATGCCATAAGCCGAGATGAGGTCGTAGAGATCGGCCTGCCAGGCGGAGCGGCGCACCACCGTCAGCCCCTCCGGCGCGCCGCGCAGGAAAACGTCGCGGCCGATCCGGTCGCGCGCCACGAGCCGCGCCCCGGCCTCCCGCATCGCCTGCAGCCGCTGGAGCCTGAGCTGCAGCCGCGTCGCCAGCTCCTCCGGGCTCGGATCGACCGTCGGATCCTTGGGCAGGAGCAGGCAGGATTTGAGATAGGCGAGCCAGGCCGCCATCACGAGATAGTCGGCGGCGATCTCCAGCTTCAGCCGCTTCGCATCGGCGATGAACGCGAGATATTGCTCGACCAGCGCCAGGATCGAGATTTTCGCCAAATCGACCTTCTGCGCCCGCGCGAGCGTCAGCAGCAGGTCCAGCGGCCCCTCCCACCCGTCCAGGTCGAGCGTCAGGCGGTCCGACTCGGCGACCGGCGGGGCAACCTCGAATGGTTCTTCCTCGTCCACGCCCGAAGATTAGGGGCTCGCCCGGCCGATGTCGAAAGGATTGAACGACTTTTCCACAGCCGGAATCCGGGGGCGCACGCCATCCGTCCGCGAAATCTGCGTGCGCGCTGCAACCCGATCGCCCTGAAGTCGTTAGGCGGCCAGAACGGATAACAGGGAGAGATTGCCGTGCTCGGAACCATCCTCATCATCGTCCTGATCCTGCTCCTGATCGGCGCGCTGCCGTCCTGGGGCTACAGCCGGTCCTGGGGATACGGTCCGTCGGGCGGGATCGGCCTCATCGTCATCATCCTGATCATCCTGGTCCTGCTCGGCCGAATCTGACGCCGAGGTCATTTGACAAAGGGGGGCGGCTGCCCGAAGCCGGAGGCATGATCCTCGCCGCTTCGCTCGTGGCCGCCCTCCTCGCTTCGGCCGAGGCCGATGCGACGCCGATGCGCGAGATCGAGGTGCAGGCGGCGTTCCAGTCGAGCGCGTCCGGGCTCACCGAGCTGCTCAGCAACGCGGACTATCCGGCCGATGCCCGGCGCAATCGCGAACAGGGTCTGGTGCGCTTCCGCATCGTCATCGGGACCGACGGGCGCGTCAGCGACTGCACCGTGACGGGGAGCAGCGGCCACGCCACGCTGGACGCGGCGACCTGCGCGCTCGCCCGCGAACGGTTCCGTTTCGTCCCGGGCCGCGACGAGCTCAACCTGCCGACGTCCAGCCTGGGCGACTACGTGATGATCTGGCGGCTGCCCGGCTAGACGAGCGCGAGCAGCGCGTCGCGCTTGGCCGCGAGCATGTCGAATTCGCCAGCCCCCTTCCCGGCCCGCGTCATGGCGCGCGCCAGCCGGTCGACGGCGGCCGGGCTCATCTCGCCGAGCGCCTCGGCGACGGCTTCATTGTCGGCAAGGTCGCCCGAACAGGCGAGCACGACATCGCATCCGGCCGCGATCGCATCGCGCGCGCGCCGGCCAGGCGGCCCCGCCAGGGCCGCCATCGCGATGTCGTCGCTCATCAGCAGCCCCTCGAAGCCGATCCGGCCGCGGATCACCTCTTCGATGATCGTCGGCGAAAGCGTCGCCGGCCGATCGGCGTCCCAGGCCGGGTAGAGGACATGCGCCGTCATCGCCATTGGCGCCCCCCGGCAGGCGCGGAACGGCGCGAGGTCCGCCCCCAGCGCCTCGGCGCCCGCGGCGACGACCGGCAATTCCTTGTGGCTGTCCGCCGGCGCGCGGCCGTGGCCGGGGACATGCTTGATGACGCCGATGCAGCCGCCGGCCTCCAGCCCATCCAGCATGGCGCGCCCGAGCGCGGCCACCTGCATGGCTTCGCGCCCGAGCGCCCGATCGCCGATCACCGCGTCCGCGCCCGGCGCCGGCATGTCGAGCACCGGCAGGCAATCGACGTTGATCCCGACCTCGGCGAGCATGATGGCTATCGCATGCGCGTTGGCCCGCGCTGCCTCGATCGCGCTCATCGGCGCCCTTTCGTAGAGCGCCGCGAAGCGCGCGGCGGCCGGGAAGGCCGGCCAGTGCGGCGGCCCGAGCCGTGCGATCCGGCCGCCTTCCTGATCGATCAGGATCGGCAGATCGTCCCGCCCGGCGAGATCGCGCAGGCTGTCGGTCAGCGCGCGAAGCTGCGCCTTGTCGGCGACATTGCGCGCGAACAGGATGAAGCCGGCAGGATCGGCGGCGCGGAAGAAGGCGCGCTCGTCGGCAGTGAGGGACGGGCCAGAAAGCCCGAGGATCGCGGGAAGCATCCGGGCGCCATAGCAATCCCCTCCCGATCGCGGGAGAGGCGTGCGCGTCAGCCGACGACCGAGCAGGCCTCGCCGGCGATCTGGAGGCGGCGGCACACGTCCGCGGCGCCCGGCCCGCTGGCGCGCAGCCGATAGAGCGTGCGTCCGCCGGACTGGACGGGGATCACGCTGTGGCTGAGTGGCGCGAGATAGCGGAAGCGGCCGGAAAGGCCGGTCCAGGCGCGGTTGGCGCTCGCCTGGCTCGAAAAGGCGCCGAGCTGGATCGAGCCGCCGCCGGCTGTCGGCGCCTGGGCCTGCGCGGGAGCGGGGGCCGGCGCGGGAGCCGGGGCAGGTACCGGGCGCTGCGGTTGCGCGGCGGTCGCGGCGCCGTTCGCGGCAGCCGCGTCGCTTGCGGTCCGCGTCACTGGCGCTTCCGGCACCGCGCCCGGATTGAGCTGTGCCTGCGGCTGTGCGCCCTCGCTCGCCGCATAAGCGGTGTCGCCGGTCCCCTGGACGTTCATCCCGCCGGGATTGTCCGGCCGGACCTTGTAATCGCCTTCGGGTGCGGCGATCACCTCGCCATTGCCGTCCTCGCGATTGCGATTGCCGAGCCAGAACAGCCCGCCGACGATCAGCGCGATGGCGACGAGCCCGATCACCACCGAGGCGATCAGCTTCAGGGCCGAAGGCCCCTCCCGCTCATCCTCTTCCTCGACCGCTTCCAGCCAGGGCAGGCGATCCTCGTCCGGCCCCTCGACCTCGAACGTGTCGTCGGCATCGATATCGAACCCCGCGTCCGACCCCCGCTCGTCGCCCACCATCACTGCATCTCCTCGGCCGCCTCCACCCCCATGATGGCGAGGCCATTTCGAACAACCTGCCCGATCGCTTCGGCCAATTCCAGCCGCGATCGTGTCAGATCGGGACGCTGTCCCACCAGGAAACGCTTTTCGGGATCGTCATTGCCCTTGTTCCACTGGGCGTGGAAGGCCGCCGCGAGATCGCCGAGATAGAAGGCGATGCGGTGCGGCTCATGCGCCGCCGCCGCGCCCTCGACGACGCGCGGAAACTGCGCGGCGAGCTTGACCAGATCGAGCTCGTCCGCATCGAGCAGCGACAGATCCGCCGCGGCCGGCAGCGCCAGCCCCTCCTCCTTGGCGCGCCGCTGAAGCGAGCGGATCCGGGCATGGGCATATTGGACGTAGAAGACCGGATTGTCCTTCGAGGCTTCGACCACCTTGGCGAAATCGAAGTCCATCTGCGCGTCGGCCTTGCGGGTCAGCATGGTGAAGCGCACCACGTCCTTGCCGACCTCGCGCACCACATCCGCCAGCGTCACGAAATTGCCCGCGCGCTTCGACATCTTCACCGGCTCGCCGGCGCGCAGCAGCCGCACCATCTGGACGAGCTTCACGTCGAACGGCGTGCGCCCCTCCGTCAGCGCCGCGACCGCCGCCTTGATCCGCTTCACCGTCCCGGCATGGTCGGCGCCCCAGATGTCGATCAGCTGGTCCGCCTCCCGCGCTTTCTGGAAATGATAGGCGAGGTCGGCGCCGAAATAGGTCCAGCTGCCGTCGGATTTCCTGATCGGCCGGTCCTGGTCGTCGCCGAACCGGGTGGCGCGGAACAGCGGCAGCTCGACCGGCTCCCAATCCTCGGGCGTCTCGCCCTTCGGCGCCTCCAGCACCCCGTCATAGACGAGGTCGCGCGCGCGCAGCCACGCCTCGGCCTCGGCCGGCTTGCCTTCCGCCTGGAGCTCGGCCTCCGATGCGAAAATCTCGTGGCGGATGCCGAGCAAGGCGAGGTCCGCCTTGATCATCGCCAGCATGTCCGCGACCGCTTCGCGGCGGAACAAGGCCAGCCACTC
This genomic interval carries:
- the tatB gene encoding Sec-independent protein translocase protein TatB, with product MFGIDSGELMVIALVALVVIGPKDLPRVMRTVGHWVGQARGMARHFRSGFDAMIRESELEEMEKKWREDNERIMRMHPPKAPSSPESDWGKGTPAEPAPGKGEGAEGGVAGSPAESGSAGKSPAPADDAPVTTPRSPASSPRRRTVRRAAPPVPRRAAPGAPDRKP
- a CDS encoding twin-arginine translocase TatA/TatE family subunit, whose translation is MGFGSPIHWIIVVALIVLLFGSGRVSNLMGDVAKGIKSFKKGLAEDDETPAPPRRLSDERVIDAAPRADEAPAAERGSASEADRH
- the scpB gene encoding SMC-Scp complex subunit ScpB translates to MADGVRAVEAALFAAKEPLGLTDIAAYVGEGVDVRAALAELSDHYAGRGIELVERGARWHFQTAADLASVLRREREESRKLSRAAVETLAIIAYHEPVSRAEIEAIRGVQISKGTIDVLMEAGWVRPAGRREAPGRPLTYATTQEFLTHFGLASRRDLPGIDDLKAAGLLDPVDLAFDRLVGEGDEEAELETGDEDA
- a CDS encoding segregation and condensation protein A; this encodes MDEEEPFEVAPPVAESDRLTLDLDGWEGPLDLLLTLARAQKVDLAKISILALVEQYLAFIADAKRLKLEIAADYLVMAAWLAYLKSCLLLPKDPTVDPSPEELATRLQLRLQRLQAMREAGARLVARDRIGRDVFLRGAPEGLTVVRRSAWQADLYDLISAYGIVRARGEPAIHVVARRPVMTLDEAITRLERLIGAKLDWTELGAFLPETQDADYRKSALASSFVATLELARLGRVAIAQEANFAPLYVRAA
- a CDS encoding DUF3309 family protein → MLGTILIIVLILLLIGALPSWGYSRSWGYGPSGGIGLIVIILIILVLLGRI
- a CDS encoding energy transducer TonB translates to MILAASLVAALLASAEADATPMREIEVQAAFQSSASGLTELLSNADYPADARRNREQGLVRFRIVIGTDGRVSDCTVTGSSGHATLDAATCALARERFRFVPGRDELNLPTSSLGDYVMIWRLPG
- the nagZ gene encoding beta-N-acetylhexosaminidase — protein: MLPAILGLSGPSLTADERAFFRAADPAGFILFARNVADKAQLRALTDSLRDLAGRDDLPILIDQEGGRIARLGPPHWPAFPAAARFAALYERAPMSAIEAARANAHAIAIMLAEVGINVDCLPVLDMPAPGADAVIGDRALGREAMQVAALGRAMLDGLEAGGCIGVIKHVPGHGRAPADSHKELPVVAAGAEALGADLAPFRACRGAPMAMTAHVLYPAWDADRPATLSPTIIEEVIRGRIGFEGLLMSDDIAMAALAGPPGRRARDAIAAGCDVVLACSGDLADNEAVAEALGEMSPAAVDRLARAMTRAGKGAGEFDMLAAKRDALLALV
- a CDS encoding SPOR domain-containing protein, with the translated sequence MVGDERGSDAGFDIDADDTFEVEGPDEDRLPWLEAVEEEDEREGPSALKLIASVVIGLVAIALIVGGLFWLGNRNREDGNGEVIAAPEGDYKVRPDNPGGMNVQGTGDTAYAASEGAQPQAQLNPGAVPEAPVTRTASDAAAANGAATAAQPQRPVPAPAPAPAPAPAQAQAPTAGGGSIQLGAFSSQASANRAWTGLSGRFRYLAPLSHSVIPVQSGGRTLYRLRASGPGAADVCRRLQIAGEACSVVG